The Chloroflexus aggregans DSM 9485 genome segment GGCCGCTGCACTCGTTTCGCCGGCGAAATTGGCGGCATTGGCGCCGGATTGGTCGGCGGTGGCTCGGCCATGGCGGCTGATCGAGCCGAGTGACGGTAGCGCATTGGCGACTGTGCCGCCGGAAGCGTGCCTCTTCATCGCTGTAGACGACCCGCTCTGTGCATTGCAGCGCGCGGCTGTCTACCATCGGCGGATGTTCACGCCAACGGTGATCGGTATTACCGGTAGCGTGGGCAAGACCTCGACGAAAGAGGTCGTCGCGGCTGTGATAAGCCAGCGGCTACGTACCTTAAAAAGCCAACGGAGCTTTAATAGCGATATAACATTGCCGGCTACTTTGCTCGGGTTGACTGCCGACCATCAAGTCGCAGTGCTCGAGATGGGGATGTGGGCGGCGGGCGAGATCCGTTTTCTGGCGGCATTAGCCCGCCCTCACATCGGGATTGTGACGAATGTTGGCCCGTCGCATTTGGAGCGATTGGGCAGTATCGAGGCGATTGCCAACGCCAAGGCTGAATTGCCCGAATCGCTTCCACCCGATGGCTGGTGTATCCTCAATGCCGATGACCCGCGCGTCGCGGCGATGGCTAAGCGCACGCCGGCGCATGTGGTTACCTACGGCTTTGCACCGCACGCCGATGTGCGTGCGGTGGAGGTTATCAGCCATGGCTTATATGGGATCGAGCTGACCGTTTCGTACCAGGGTGAGCAGCACCATCTACAGACGCCACTGATTGGTCGTCACCATGCCTACACCACGTTGGCTGCAATTGCCGCCGCATTGGTGGTAGGGCTAGACTGGGAAGCGATTGCTGCCGGTTTGCGCGATCCTGGTGAACGGTTGCGCTTGCGGGTTGTGAACGGGCAGCAAGGGGTGACGATCATCGATGATACTTACAACGCCGCGCCGCTTTCAACCATTGCTGCCCTCGAGGTGTTAGCTGAGACACCCGGTCGCCGGATTGCCGTTTTGGGTGAAATGCTGGAGTTGGGTTCGGCTACCGAAGAGGGACACCGACAGGTCGGTGCGGCGGCGGCGCGAACGGCCGATCTGTTGGTGGCGGTTGGGCGCCAAGCCCAGACGGTAGCTGCCGCAGCACGGGCAGCCGGTATGGCGGAGGCGCAGGTTATCGTGTGTGCCGATAACGATGCAGCGATAGACCGATTGCGCTCGCTTATCCAAGCCGGTGATTGCCTGCTTGTTAAGGGTTCGCGCGGGGTGCAGATGGAGACCATCGTCACTGCACTGCAAGGTTAGCCGGTTATCGTATGGTGATGGTGGTGCGTCAGACAAGGTAGTTCATCCGATCACCACAGGAGCAGTTGTGTGAGTGTTCTTCGTGCAGTACTCGTACAAGATATGGCGCGTGCCTTGTTGCTCGCTGCCGCAGCGTTTATCTTGACCTTGATCGTCGGTGGGTGGTGGGTACACTTTGCCCGCAAACACAAGTTGGGGAAGCGGATTCGACCGGATGGTCCCCAGAGCCATCTCGTGAAGGTGGGCACTCCAACAATGGGCGGAGTAATGATCGTGAGCACTGTGGTGGTCTTGACCGTCCTCTTTAATCTGGTCGATCGCTGGTCGATGTTGCTACCACTGGGTGTCATGATCAGCTTCGCCGTGTTAGGCGCTATCGACGACTGGCTCTCGCTGACCGGTACCCGTTCTAAAACCCACGGTTTCACGGTACGGTTTAAGTTTTGGATAATGACGGCAGTGGCGTTTGTGGCCAGTTTAGCCCTCTATCTTCCACAACCTTACGGTCTTGAGCACGAAGGTCTGGTACAGATACCCTTTGTCGGCGAGGTCAATATTGGGTTGTGGTTCATCCCGATCGCTGTCCTGATTATTGTGTTTATCTCCAATGCCGTCAATATTACCGATGGGTTAGATAGTCTGGCCGGTTGGAATCTGACCCTGTCGTTTGGCGCTTATGGTGTCATCACGTTCCTTGCTGAGCCGCGCTTGACCAATCTCATGGCCTTCTGTTTTACCGTGGTCGGGGCGTGCGCCGCATTTCTCTGGTACAACGCTTATCCGGCCCAAGTGTTTATGGGGGATTTAGGGGCGTTGTCGTTGGGGGCAACATTGGCCGTCGTCGCACTACAGTCGCAGCAGTGGATCCTCTTACCGGTCATCGGGATT includes the following:
- a CDS encoding UDP-N-acetylmuramoyl-tripeptide--D-alanyl-D-alanine ligase; amino-acid sequence: MLIRLDNLLYAVQPRATRQVVHIPPSWVDRQIGPVVVDSREVTPGSLFVALTGERTDGHLYLPDVVERGAAAALVSPAKLAALAPDWSAVARPWRLIEPSDGSALATVPPEACLFIAVDDPLCALQRAAVYHRRMFTPTVIGITGSVGKTSTKEVVAAVISQRLRTLKSQRSFNSDITLPATLLGLTADHQVAVLEMGMWAAGEIRFLAALARPHIGIVTNVGPSHLERLGSIEAIANAKAELPESLPPDGWCILNADDPRVAAMAKRTPAHVVTYGFAPHADVRAVEVISHGLYGIELTVSYQGEQHHLQTPLIGRHHAYTTLAAIAAALVVGLDWEAIAAGLRDPGERLRLRVVNGQQGVTIIDDTYNAAPLSTIAALEVLAETPGRRIAVLGEMLELGSATEEGHRQVGAAAARTADLLVAVGRQAQTVAAAARAAGMAEAQVIVCADNDAAIDRLRSLIQAGDCLLVKGSRGVQMETIVTALQG
- the mraY gene encoding phospho-N-acetylmuramoyl-pentapeptide-transferase — its product is MSVLRAVLVQDMARALLLAAAAFILTLIVGGWWVHFARKHKLGKRIRPDGPQSHLVKVGTPTMGGVMIVSTVVVLTVLFNLVDRWSMLLPLGVMISFAVLGAIDDWLSLTGTRSKTHGFTVRFKFWIMTAVAFVASLALYLPQPYGLEHEGLVQIPFVGEVNIGLWFIPIAVLIIVFISNAVNITDGLDSLAGWNLTLSFGAYGVITFLAEPRLTNLMAFCFTVVGACAAFLWYNAYPAQVFMGDLGALSLGATLAVVALQSQQWILLPVIGIVFVVEALSTLIQTGYFKWTKWRYGEGRRVFKMAPLHHHFELLGWSQPQVTQRFVLIGTVAAMVGISLALIFGSPQSQTQVDQPAMIVQETDGVR